The following proteins are encoded in a genomic region of Candidatus Poribacteria bacterium:
- a CDS encoding Gfo/Idh/MocA family oxidoreductase, translating to MRKVKLGFLGCGRMGQGVHLPIFSSLELCEIVALAELRERLRELVGRRYGIKRLYKSHEELAEDPEIEAVAAIVPESLSPDIAVKLLEAGKHVYIEKPMATCSSEAMRMADAARSNGRILMVAYPLRFDAGVQKAKEIIEELCETGEFGEILSVRSWCVGGDWEAGHFNYETIITTDEPYPEVETKLPDFLPEDMVGTYLFFSNCYCHNINLIRFLFGDGLEVAYFELSKPVYHLMLDAGNFNIYLEFGRKRPNWWDESVTVLFEGGWLKVETPPRTLKNVPASVKLYRSDKGELTEYKVPWSWSFRREAEHFLRCVLEGNEPLSSGEDSVKDIELAESAFKRYIGGANR from the coding sequence ATGAGGAAAGTTAAACTCGGATTTCTGGGATGCGGTAGGATGGGACAGGGAGTGCATCTCCCCATCTTCTCGTCCCTTGAGCTTTGTGAGATCGTAGCCCTCGCTGAGCTGAGGGAGAGGCTGCGAGAGCTCGTCGGAAGGAGATATGGCATAAAGAGACTTTACAAAAGCCATGAGGAGCTTGCTGAGGATCCGGAGATCGAGGCGGTCGCCGCCATAGTTCCCGAAAGCTTGAGCCCCGATATAGCCGTGAAGCTGCTTGAGGCGGGGAAACATGTCTACATCGAAAAACCCATGGCCACATGTTCAAGCGAGGCGATGAGAATGGCGGATGCGGCGAGATCAAACGGACGCATACTTATGGTGGCGTATCCCCTGAGGTTCGATGCAGGCGTCCAGAAGGCAAAGGAGATAATCGAGGAGCTGTGTGAAACAGGGGAGTTCGGGGAGATCCTCTCCGTTCGCTCATGGTGCGTCGGTGGGGATTGGGAAGCGGGTCACTTCAACTACGAGACGATAATTACGACCGATGAACCCTACCCCGAAGTTGAGACGAAGCTGCCTGACTTTCTCCCCGAGGATATGGTGGGAACCTATCTCTTTTTCAGCAACTGCTACTGCCATAACATCAATTTGATCCGCTTTTTGTTCGGTGACGGACTTGAGGTCGCATATTTCGAACTTTCAAAGCCGGTATATCACCTCATGCTCGATGCCGGAAACTTCAACATATACCTCGAGTTTGGGAGAAAAAGGCCGAACTGGTGGGATGAGAGCGTCACGGTCCTCTTTGAGGGAGGATGGCTTAAAGTTGAAACTCCCCCCAGGACCCTGAAGAACGTCCCTGCAAGCGTGAAGTTATACAGATCCGATAAGGGTGAGCTTACAGAGTACAAAGTCCCCTGGAGCTGGTCCTTCAGGAGGGAGGCGGAACATTTCCTGAGGTGCGTCCTCGAGGGTAACGAGCCCCTTTCATCGGGTGAGGACTCGGTCAAGGACATAGAGCTCGCCGAGTCGGCTTTCAAAAGGTATATCGGGGGAGCTAATCGCTGA
- a CDS encoding glycosidase, whose amino-acid sequence MKLKRYSGNPILSPVKEHEWENLTVCNPGAWYEEGTFYLLYRAAGDDKEHVIRFGLAISHDGFHFERASDEPVFSPSPDGPDSGCVEDPRIVRLDDYFYITYAYRAFPPGRYWEGGNSITAYAPKGCENAPRCIRENITNSGLLMTKDFRDFHRLGRITRANLDDRDVILFPEKVNGKFVMLHRPQEWVGEKYSCEYPSIWISFSDDLLTWEESYLLAKAEFPWERKIGGSTPPIKTEEGWLTLYHGVDEKGIYRVGGMLLDLDDPRKVIARTPDFILEPEEEYEWKGFYSGCVFPTGNVVVGDELFVYYGAADRYCCVATCSVKELLKYVLRYRRKD is encoded by the coding sequence ATGAAACTGAAACGGTACAGCGGGAATCCCATCTTATCCCCGGTAAAGGAGCACGAATGGGAAAACCTAACAGTATGCAACCCTGGGGCGTGGTATGAGGAGGGGACCTTCTATCTCCTATACCGTGCCGCGGGCGATGATAAGGAGCACGTGATCCGTTTCGGGTTAGCCATAAGCCATGATGGATTTCACTTCGAAAGGGCTTCAGATGAACCGGTGTTTTCCCCCAGCCCGGACGGCCCCGATTCGGGGTGTGTGGAGGACCCGAGGATCGTCAGACTCGACGATTACTTCTACATCACCTATGCATACCGAGCGTTTCCTCCGGGCCGATATTGGGAGGGCGGAAACAGCATAACCGCCTATGCGCCAAAAGGCTGTGAGAATGCCCCACGCTGTATACGGGAGAACATAACCAACTCCGGGCTGTTGATGACAAAGGATTTCAGGGACTTCCACAGGCTGGGAAGGATAACGAGAGCGAATTTAGATGATAGGGACGTGATCCTCTTCCCTGAAAAGGTGAACGGCAAATTTGTGATGCTACATCGACCTCAGGAATGGGTTGGGGAGAAATATTCCTGCGAGTATCCATCGATATGGATATCGTTTTCCGATGACCTTCTGACGTGGGAGGAAAGCTATCTCCTCGCCAAAGCTGAATTCCCTTGGGAGAGGAAGATCGGAGGCAGCACTCCCCCGATTAAGACGGAGGAGGGATGGCTCACCTTATATCACGGCGTGGATGAGAAAGGTATCTATCGGGTGGGGGGTATGCTTTTGGATCTCGACGATCCGAGGAAGGTTATCGCGAGGACACCCGATTTTATTCTGGAACCCGAGGAAGAATACGAATGGAAGGGGTTTTACTCGGGGTGTGTATTCCCCACCGGCAATGTGGTCGTCGGGGATGAACTGTTTGTGTATTATGGGGCCGCGGACAGATACTGTTGCGTCGCTACATGTTCAGTCAAAGAACTGCTGAAGTATGTCCTTCGATATCGGAGGAAAGATTGA
- a CDS encoding cupin domain-containing protein has translation MAERKGDKWRERFSWQGVYPCKPEEKKPVVITEDKKISLIHGVEKKGLVEIFVSSDKIHFGIFYVSPFDHLDPSAPHEGDEVYYILEGEGVVLIEDKDVYAVKEGDAFYLPEGLKHQWFNFSGKRLAVLWALAPKL, from the coding sequence ATGGCTGAGAGGAAAGGTGATAAATGGCGTGAGAGGTTTTCGTGGCAGGGGGTTTACCCCTGCAAACCGGAGGAGAAGAAACCGGTGGTCATAACGGAAGATAAAAAGATATCGCTCATCCATGGGGTTGAGAAGAAGGGGCTGGTTGAGATATTCGTGAGCAGCGATAAGATCCACTTCGGGATATTCTACGTCTCCCCATTCGACCACCTCGACCCTAGCGCCCCTCATGAGGGAGATGAGGTCTACTACATCCTCGAAGGGGAGGGCGTCGTCCTGATAGAAGATAAGGACGTCTACGCGGTGAAGGAGGGAGATGCCTTCTACCTTCCGGAGGGGCTGAAGCACCAGTGGTTCAACTTCTCCGGAAAAAGGCTTGCCGTGCTCTGGGCTTTAGCTCCGAAGCTTTAA
- a CDS encoding zinc-dependent dehydrogenase has product MRAAVFYGVGEIRIEDIPTPKIGSREMLVRVRACAVCRTDVRIFLGEKKRGVRIPSILGHELSGEIVEVGSEVKGFREGDRVAVAPVIPCGRCYLCLSGQENACLNRTAIGYEYDGGFAEFIKIPEQAVGNVFRIPDELSFHEATLAEPLSCCINALRKVNLKLGDSVLIIGAGFMGLMFTKLCRLAGCSIVIVSEPLDERRRLAEGFGADATLNRIDEPSKVRELTDGLGVNAVIATAPEEVNLLLSLLRKGGALNLFTGLPEEGGSEVDLNLIHYNELLVTGTSASTRLDFLKALSLIASKELEVKKLISDVRPLERLLSAFDDVRERKALKIIIEP; this is encoded by the coding sequence TTGAGGGCAGCCGTATTTTACGGAGTAGGAGAGATCAGGATCGAAGATATCCCGACCCCGAAGATAGGATCGAGGGAGATGCTCGTGAGGGTCAGAGCCTGTGCCGTGTGCAGGACGGACGTGCGGATATTCCTTGGAGAGAAGAAAAGAGGCGTGAGAATCCCATCTATCCTCGGGCATGAGCTTTCCGGGGAGATCGTTGAGGTGGGAAGCGAGGTCAAGGGTTTCAGGGAGGGCGACAGGGTAGCTGTAGCGCCGGTGATACCGTGTGGGAGGTGCTACCTCTGCCTCAGCGGGCAGGAGAACGCTTGTCTCAACAGGACCGCGATAGGATATGAATACGACGGGGGATTTGCGGAGTTCATCAAGATTCCGGAACAGGCTGTGGGAAATGTCTTCAGGATACCTGATGAGCTTTCGTTTCATGAAGCGACGCTTGCAGAACCCCTCTCATGCTGCATAAACGCTTTGAGGAAGGTGAATTTGAAGCTCGGCGACTCCGTCCTGATAATCGGCGCGGGGTTCATGGGGCTTATGTTCACAAAGCTTTGTAGACTTGCCGGATGCTCGATCGTCATCGTGAGCGAGCCTCTCGATGAGAGGAGGAGACTTGCGGAAGGCTTCGGGGCGGATGCGACGCTCAACAGGATAGACGAACCCTCAAAAGTAAGAGAGCTCACAGATGGTCTCGGAGTAAACGCCGTCATAGCTACAGCCCCTGAGGAGGTGAATCTACTCCTCAGCCTTCTCAGAAAAGGAGGGGCTTTAAACCTCTTCACAGGGCTTCCTGAAGAAGGAGGGTCTGAGGTCGACCTCAACCTCATACACTACAACGAGCTTCTCGTGACGGGGACAAGCGCTTCGACCAGACTTGACTTCCTCAAAGCCCTCTCCCTCATAGCGTCAAAGGAGCTTGAGGTTAAGAAGCTCATCTCGGATGTACGCCCGCTTGAAAGACTCCTTTCCGCTTTCGATGATGTGAGGGAGAGAAAGGCGCTGAAAATAATAATAGAGCCTTGA
- a CDS encoding fructose-bisphosphate aldolase, which produces MLGVKVRLRRLMSRKEDKFLGVMIDHGPAYLGWEGLENPKAVIGKAIEGGADAITMHKGIAEKCFLEFAGRIALIVKCSTFSPFHHNLDVQVAKVEEAVRLGADAVSIGVILGTERQPEMLRSLGELTREARLYDMPVIAHIYPRGEMVEKETTLENIRYALRLGAELGVDLIKTHYTGDPESFSKALEATPAMVVVAGGIKTSSDEELLGRTKEIMEAGATGVAYGRNIWQYENPVGIIRALSKIIHEDTSIEKALECLKKEE; this is translated from the coding sequence ATGTTAGGGGTGAAAGTAAGGTTAAGAAGGCTCATGAGCAGAAAGGAGGATAAGTTCCTCGGGGTCATGATAGACCATGGCCCCGCATACCTGGGCTGGGAGGGGCTTGAGAACCCGAAAGCCGTGATAGGGAAGGCGATTGAAGGTGGCGCGGATGCCATAACCATGCACAAGGGGATCGCCGAGAAATGTTTTTTAGAGTTTGCGGGGAGGATAGCTTTGATAGTCAAATGTTCGACCTTCTCACCCTTCCATCACAACCTCGACGTCCAGGTCGCAAAGGTGGAGGAGGCTGTCAGGCTCGGAGCGGACGCCGTCTCGATAGGGGTTATCCTCGGAACCGAAAGGCAACCCGAGATGCTCCGAAGCCTGGGGGAACTCACAAGGGAAGCAAGGCTCTACGATATGCCGGTCATCGCTCATATCTACCCGAGGGGTGAGATGGTCGAGAAGGAGACGACACTTGAGAACATACGTTACGCCCTGCGCCTCGGCGCTGAACTTGGGGTTGATCTCATAAAGACCCATTACACCGGCGATCCCGAAAGCTTCTCGAAAGCCCTTGAGGCCACCCCCGCTATGGTCGTTGTAGCGGGAGGGATAAAAACCTCATCGGATGAGGAGTTGCTCGGACGCACGAAGGAGATCATGGAGGCGGGAGCAACAGGGGTGGCCTACGGGAGGAATATATGGCAATATGAAAACCCCGTCGGAATAATAAGAGCGCTTTCGAAGATAATCCATGAGGATACGTCGATAGAGAAGGCGCTTGAGTGCTTGAAAAAGGAGGAATAG
- a CDS encoding N-acyl homoserine lactonase family protein, with translation MAKYKIRTIKVGECEVAKPLVYYLEGWEEETLLCYYFWLVEGEGRKILVDTGFTLDLAHRFMPEMRQKEGEDTISQLKKLGVDPAEIELIIATHAHFDHLSTTFLEFENAKLILQKEEYDYTVNPPHPWFSKFSIPELLAKLSDEGRLILVEGEEEIVEGVRVFRTGCHTPGHQSVEVETERGKVVICGDAVFTFRNIEEDIPIGLFSCIEECFRCMEDIRRRGGIPVPGHDPELITRLGEVIG, from the coding sequence ATGGCGAAGTATAAAATCCGCACCATAAAGGTCGGGGAGTGTGAGGTCGCAAAGCCTTTGGTCTACTATCTTGAAGGGTGGGAGGAGGAAACCCTCCTGTGCTATTACTTCTGGCTGGTGGAAGGTGAGGGAAGGAAGATACTGGTCGATACGGGTTTCACGCTTGATCTGGCACATAGGTTCATGCCGGAGATGAGACAGAAAGAGGGGGAGGATACCATCTCACAGCTTAAAAAGCTGGGGGTTGATCCTGCTGAGATAGAGCTCATCATAGCCACACACGCTCATTTCGACCATCTCTCCACGACGTTCCTCGAGTTCGAAAACGCCAAGCTCATCCTCCAGAAAGAGGAATACGACTACACCGTAAACCCGCCACATCCCTGGTTTTCGAAGTTCTCCATTCCTGAGCTTCTCGCGAAACTCAGTGATGAAGGAAGGCTGATCCTCGTCGAGGGCGAGGAGGAGATAGTTGAGGGCGTAAGGGTTTTCCGAACCGGCTGTCATACCCCTGGACATCAATCCGTGGAGGTCGAAACCGAGAGAGGAAAGGTCGTGATATGCGGCGATGCCGTTTTCACCTTCAGAAACATCGAGGAGGACATACCCATAGGGCTTTTCTCATGTATCGAGGAGTGTTTCAGGTGCATGGAGGATATCCGGAGGCGGGGTGGAATTCCGGTTCCGGGACATGACCCGGAGCTCATAACGAGGCTTGGGGAGGTTATAGGCTGA